The Alkalispirochaeta americana genome contains a region encoding:
- a CDS encoding DNA adenine methylase has protein sequence MVSQPFLRDEPFLRDQVITCIGNKRALLPLIDQAVQEILCRLGRPSLAGADLFSGSGIVARYLKKVCHRLIANDLEHYSEVINRCYLTNRSDLDESLLNERYRELTSQLAADERRGLLREGFIARNYAPADDENIRAGERVFYTRRNACFLDTARYYIEGLEKELQPFFLGPLLAAASVHANTAGVFKGFYKDKRTGLGRFGGAGEDALTRIRGDIQLRYPCFSPWEGSWSVFREDANDLAPRLAQEDVLDLVYLDPPYNQHPYGSNYFMLNLIARYQEPREVSPVSGIPPDWNRSDYNSRRRVAGAFEELLRSLRTRFILVSFNSEGFLSREDILGVLQELGSVDLFETPYAVFRGSRNLRSRPGRVKEFLFLLDCRSSLPDCPSRGMVRGLNTKDLACGGGCG, from the coding sequence ATGGTGTCCCAACCGTTTCTGCGGGATGAACCGTTTCTACGGGATCAAGTGATAACCTGCATCGGCAACAAACGGGCCTTGCTTCCCCTCATAGATCAAGCGGTACAGGAGATCCTCTGCCGCCTTGGCCGCCCCTCTCTGGCCGGAGCTGATCTTTTTTCCGGGTCGGGGATCGTGGCCCGGTATCTCAAGAAGGTCTGTCATCGTCTGATCGCCAACGATCTGGAGCATTACAGCGAAGTCATCAACCGGTGCTACCTGACGAACAGGAGCGATCTCGACGAGAGCCTCCTGAACGAACGGTATCGCGAGCTGACGAGCCAGCTCGCGGCAGACGAGCGAAGGGGCTTGCTGAGGGAAGGGTTCATCGCCCGGAACTACGCTCCTGCGGACGACGAGAATATTCGGGCCGGTGAGCGGGTGTTTTACACGCGCCGCAACGCCTGTTTTCTCGATACGGCCCGGTATTACATTGAGGGCCTCGAGAAAGAGCTCCAGCCCTTTTTCCTGGGCCCCCTCCTGGCGGCCGCCTCGGTTCACGCAAATACAGCCGGAGTCTTCAAGGGCTTCTACAAGGACAAACGAACCGGCCTGGGGCGGTTCGGGGGAGCAGGCGAGGACGCCTTGACGCGAATCCGGGGGGATATTCAGCTGCGGTATCCCTGCTTTTCTCCCTGGGAAGGATCCTGGAGTGTGTTTCGTGAAGATGCAAACGACCTTGCTCCACGTCTGGCGCAGGAGGATGTTCTTGATCTGGTCTATCTGGACCCTCCCTACAATCAGCATCCCTATGGTTCGAACTATTTCATGCTGAATCTGATTGCCCGGTACCAGGAGCCCCGGGAGGTGAGTCCCGTCTCGGGGATACCTCCCGACTGGAACCGTTCGGACTACAATAGCCGGCGCAGGGTTGCCGGGGCTTTCGAGGAACTTCTCCGGTCTCTGAGAACACGCTTTATCCTGGTCTCTTTCAATAGCGAGGGCTTTCTTTCGCGAGAGGATATTCTCGGGGTGCTTCAGGAACTGGGATCGGTGGACCTCTTCGAGACGCCCTATGCGGTCTTTCGGGGAAGCCGCAATCTTCGCAGCCGACCAGGCAGGGTCAAGGAGTTTCTCTTTCTTCTGGATTGCCGTTCCAGCCTTCCCGATTGCCCGTCCCGAGGGATGGTTCGTGGTTTGAACACGAAAGACCTTGCCTGTGGTGGGGGTTGCGGGTGA